AATTTCTTGCAGATACAAATCTTAATTAAGTTTGGTTGACAAACTCTTGTGTGCACATTTGATATGAATATATTTGTTTGAAAGGCAGATACAGGTTGTTTCCTGTGCAGTTTACACAGATAACACTGTTACTGTGCTTGCTTAATCAGAATGATTCagtaaaaaaatcactttttcttAACATACACACTCAGAGACACGCGTGAATACACATGTGAATGCAAAAGATGATGAGTCCCACCCACAGCCAGTGATCAAGCCAATGAGGGTTACCAAAGGGCTGCTGTTATCTTGCTATTTATGCAGCTGAGGTGACATTCACATCTACAACTGTCTGACTGATCAGATAGTAAAcgacagtgagagagagagagagagagagagagagagagagagggagacagataATGAGAAAACAGTAAGGCGTTCAAAAGAGAGCTGACTTACAAAAAGTACAACACAACAGAGGCTTGTGAGCTCGTTTATCCCAGTGGCTCTGCAGGTAAGGACATAATCATACTTTTTATAATAGTAATCAGGATTTAGAAGAAGAAATCTTTAGGTTATAACCTCTCATGTTTTCAGTTCAAAAGTTTCAAGTCTATCTAAAaccattcatttttatttactccAGTGTTGCATTAAGGCAGTTAAGGTATCATAGAAGAACCTCTCATTgaagtttgatttaatttccaGTTTATTCACTCTTCTGAATTCAACAATGAATTTAGGTGGCAGCtgtaggttgtttttttttacatgggTCATTTTATGTTaatcatttgtatgtttttttaatgaacaatgAAGTCTTACTTCTGAGACACTCTAACAGACACCGTCTCCAGCTCTTAGTGTTACCTTTGTGCTTTTCTTGAAAGTCATAACTATTGAAAACTATCACTTGACTGTGTGACAATGATTTGCTCCATCACAAAATCCATCCTGTTCTCGAAACGGACATCGGCCACAAAGCAAACTTGGAGTCAGAAGATTATTGAGCTCATATTGACGCTTTCGCATTTAGTTTGTCGAGTGATGAAACAAGCTTTTCTCATCCTGTCACATTGAATCTATATTAGTGATTGTTAAAACTGAACTTATTCCATGGACAATAGACTTGGTTTCAGGAGCTAATGTGTTTGCTGGTTCAGAATTTGAATTGATCCTAAGagtttttaaaagtcacatGTTTGGTTATGGAGATATATTTTACTGACCAATGTGACTCCATCACCAAAGGCTGCATCAGCTAGATTCTGACTAATGGtgctcttttgttgttgtggcaTAAATAACGAAAAGATAATGAAAGGATTTATAAACTAGGCTAAGTTATGATGGTGTGTTGGCAGAAGGAGAGTACATTGATTAGAAATGATGCAGCTTTAACCAGTTGTGTTCAGTGCTGTTTAGTTTTGGTTTGGTCTTCAGTGTGACTCCCAACATACCAGTTAATCATTCTTTTAGGTGTGACAGTTTTCTATTAATTGAAAAAGTCAGATTTCCTAATAATAATGTTGATGTGAACACAGACTGGGTTATGTATTTGTCTGTTATGAGCAGTTTGCAAAGGGAAACTACCAAGTAACAGTGAGtaaaaaatcagacaaaaacagagaaaacatgatgAAACTTAATCATCAGTAccaaatattcatattttatgtcaAACTAAATAAGTGAAATTACAAGTATTCCAGTCTAGCTGTCATTTCAGTCTGAGGATTGCCAGGGCAAATCACATTCCAATGTTGTTGTAATGGCAGATGATTATGACatgtaatttaaagtgttttatagtTACTTTGACCTGGATATCTGTGCTGAGATGCTGAGGTTACTGAAAAAACATGGCCTTGTGAGAAATGTCTTGTGCAACCTGGCAACCACAAGCTTCATTCAtgtaattaatgtgtttgttatttgcttTCACCAAGTAATATGTGAGTTAAATTGTCAGTTATTCGTTTTGAAGTGTAACTGACCTTTGCCAAAGTGTTATTTTCTGAGGCACCATGCTGAAAATGAATGTACACCAAACGGAAACCCTATTAGCATTGAATCAGGGAAATAAATGCCACAATAATTAACcatttaaagaaacattattGAGATTCTACATCGATgaacatttaacacacacacactgtcttgtTAATTATAAATAGTGTGTACTTGTATATTAATTAATAACCAGGCTTATAATTCCCTTTACTTGCAACCACGTGTTTGGAATAAAAAATAgtagttatttttatataatgtttattattCCCTGAAAGGTTTTTGGACTTGAGTGTAACACATCTTTATTAATCAACAATCTTTTTTAAGAAGAAGTTAAAGTACACTGTAGAGTGTCTGACCACTAGTGGTGCTATGGAGCAACATTTAGGTACTGgggctgttttgtttgtatcaCACATTAGTGCACATGGTTGACTTTATGTGCCTTGCTGTTAATTGTTTATTAGAAGGCTTATATGATAAGGTTGTAAACATGGGTGTAAACAAAGTAAGATTCAAAATAAGGAAACAGATACAACAGGTTTTGAACTCTTGAACTTCTTGATCTGAAATTGTAATGCAGCTCTACTGGGggaaatgttcaaataaataaatagcagaCCAAAGCAACCACCATCAGTGTAAAAGTGACCGGTCACAGGAAGATGCAGTATCTTATCTGCTGACTGAAGTAATCTCCACTCCTAgtcactgtttacatttttgtcttttcctgtctgtgctgtgtgtctttTCCCTTGATGATCTCCTAGGAGCACAGCTAAACACTTCATCCACCTTCCCTCCCTCATCCTCTGACCgagctgcttcttcttcctccctaAGACAATGGAGAAATGCAGAAAGGTCCCAGAAATCACGACAGCCCAGCCGCTTCTCCTGGAACGGCGGGTCCACCAGCAAGAACCCAAGGTTTCAGTCTTCAAATCCAAGTTGAAGAAGAGCGTGACCTGCTCTGTACCCAGAATCCGATCCACTGTGACCGGGTTCTTCCCTGTGATGCGCTGGTTGCCTAAATACAAAGTTCGAGATTATATCTGTGGGGATGTGATGTCAGGGCTTATTGTTGGTATCATTTTGGTACCACAGGCCATAGCCTACTGCCTGCTGGCAGGAGTGGAGCCCATCTATGGCCTTTACACCTCATTTTACGCCAACATCATCTACTTCCTCATGGGGACGTCCAGACATGTTTCCGTTGGGATCTTTAGCCTGATGAGCCTTATGGTTGGACAGGTAATGGACAAGTCACATGCTATGATCATTCTGTATTCATATGTTGAGGGAAATAATCAAGTCTGAAGTTCTATATTTAGCTGATTAACATGAATTTgattatttctgtttgtctgaaGGTGGTATATAAGGAGATGTTTCTGGCTGGTTTTGATCTCAGTGAGGATTCCCAAGCATCGGGTCCTGATGGGTTTAACGGCTCAAACAGCATGAACCTCACAGCTGGGCACCTGCACAGTGTGGAGCTAATGGGGCTGCAGTGCAGCAAGGAGTGTTACGCCATCAGCATTGCTACTGCTCTTACCTTCATGGCTGGCATCTACCAGGTTAATGAACAGTTGACTTTAGTTGCTGCATGAAATATGATAGGactttatatataaaatgaatgcagcCTGTGCAGGTTTTGATCACGTCATATCAAGTGCACACTTCCTCAAAGAGAGGATGGCTGTAGATCATTAGTCCTATTAAACTACATTTTGATTTTAGGCTTCTACTTTCTCCATTTTATTGACTcaacttctctctctctctctctctcctttgctTTTTTATCACCAACaattttctgtttccctcttgCTTCCTCAATTCCAACCTGATCTACTCACCAGGTCCTGATGGCAGTGTTTCGGCTAGGCTTTGTCTCTGTCTACCTTTCTGCTCCCATGCTTGATGGTTTCGCTACTGGAGCCTCTTTCACTATCCTGACCGTGCAGGTAAAATACCTGTTGGGTCTGAAAATTCCACGTCACCAAGGCTATGGCACAGTGATCATCACCTGGATCAATGTTTTGGCTAACATTCACAAGACCAACCTGTGTGACCTCATCACTAGTGTCATCTGTATCTCCATATTAGGTAAAGCCTTCAGTTGTGCATATTGTAAGCTGCTTCTGCTGCCAATTACTGCCCATAATTTTACCAACATCTAGTATGACACTATCCATTAAACAGTTTCCGTTGATGTTAGTTGTTTAGTAATAAGTCTGTAACCGGTAAATGCTTTTTAACATAATATGACACTATTCATTTTCACTTGTAGTGGCAGGTAAAGAGATCCAGGAGCGCTACAAGGATCGTCTGAAGATCCCTCTGCCAACTgagctggtggtggtggcaggAGCTACTCTGGCCAGCCATTTCGGGGAGCTGAACAGCCATTATGGCTCCAGTGTTTCTGGTCACATCCCTACAGGGTTCATCCCTCCCCAAGTGCCCAATTTTAGTCTGATGTCACATGTGGCACTGGATGCCCTTCCTCTGGCTGTTATTAGGTAATGTATACCCaatttaacagtgtgtttgagaGGTGCATCTTCCTCTGAACAGGAattattttgacaaaaatagaaacatgttaATTTGTCCACACTTTCATTGGATGATTCTTGATTAAAAACATGATTGCCCTAAATTCATGTTGACATCAGGTCCAAAACAGTCGTACTTACTTACTACTTCATGAGGGCAAAGATTACTGCAAGTTACAGCTTCatttgtttaataaagtttgttttcaccTTCTAGCTTTGccttcactgtgtcactgtcagagATGTTTGCTAAGAAAAATGGCTACACGGTTCGTGCCAACCAGGAGATGCTGGCCATCGGCTTCTGCAACATCATCCCCTCCTTTTTCCACTGTTTCACTACCAGTGCGGCGCTGGCAAAAACAATGGTGAAGGACTCAACTGGCTGTCAGACACAggtgaattaaaaaatatattatttcttctttttaggtaatttaaacaaaataatttaaaccaTCATTTCCAAAAATACAGCACTACAACACtatgaatattttttgttttcatttccaacAGACGTGTTATGTGTTCTCAACACTgccacatgtacagtacagtgatttGGTTAAAAAcattctgacttttttttttgattgactAGGATGACTCAGACAATGACTTGttaaaatttttgttttgtcataaaCACCTTGAGGGATAAAGATCTGCATAGGGCAAATAGTGGTTTCTAAGAACCTCACTGAAGTCTGACCTGATGGCATGTGTAGCATTGACACACTTGAAGCAAAGCATGATGAAATATTATCTTTTCATGATAACTTTGGATAAATCATAAAATCACCATAaaatctctgtttttctttctatctcCATGTCTCTGCTCTTCTTTAAGGTATCGAGTCTAGTCAGCGCCTTGGTTGTCCTTCTCATACTGCTGTTCTTTGCGCCTTTCTTCTACGCACTCCAGAAGTGCGTTCTTGCTTGTATCATAATTGTTAGCCTTCGGGGGCTTTGAGGAAGTTCAAGGACGTCCCAGCCAAGTGGCGTGACAGCAAGAATGATGCCATTGTTTGGCTCGTCGCCATGTCGGCCACTGCTCTGATCAGTGTAGAGCTGGGCCTCGTGATTGGAGTTGTCTTTTCCATGAGTTGCGTCATCTTTAAGACCCAGAAACCTAAGGTGGGTAAATTATTTGATACTGGTAACTGAAAGCCAATAACTTTAACTTATGCGAATaagttaaaatgtgtaatttaatatCATAATCTCTTTTAATTCAATGTCAGGTCTCACTCCTGGGCCGAGTCAATGACACTGACATCTATGACGATGTGGACGAGTATGCAAACCTTGCGTTGCCAGCACGGGTTCAAGTCATACGCTTCCAGGCTCCTCTATACTATGCCAACAAGGACACATTCCTCAAATCAATCTACAAAATTGTCGGAGTTGAACCATTCTTGGAGATGACAAAGCGGaaaaaggcagagaagaagGCCAAAGAAATGTCCCAGAGACGGGCCAAGGCAAGTGGGGATAACAACAATGGTGATGTTGTTATCGGACTTGTGCAAGGAGAGCTGGAGTTCCACACGATCGTTTTAGACTGCTCTGCTATGCCTTTTATAGATTCAACAGGCATGGCTACATTTAAAGTGCTGGTCAAGGAATATAAGGAGATTGGGGTGAGGGTGATCCTTGCCAGCTGTAACACCTCAGTCATTGATACCTTGCAGAAGGGACAATTCTTTGGGAAGAATGATGAGGACATGAGCAGCCTGCTGTTTCCTGCAGTTCATGCTGCAGTTCTTCATGCAAACAGTACATGTGCAGCAGTCAGGTTAGAGGACTCTGTGGTGTAGAGCAGCTGGAGGAAGGGGAAGGGAAAAGGGAAAGGTAGCTTCGAGGTTGCCTTAAAGGATGGTTTGTACAAGAAACCATGGCATTATCATAAAGATCAAATTGCAAAGAATTTTCTGTAAATTTTTGATGCTTTGTGTTTTAACTAAGCACACCACAGGTAAGCTGAGCTGCAAAACAAGCTGCCTTTGACAGAAGTTCTTCAAATTCAGCAATTTCACTACTAGAAAGGTGGTCATGTCAACACTACAGCAACTAGGGTCTATTGCATACAGTGCCTTCCAGGCCTCTCAGGCTCACCCCATTTTGTGAACATTGCAACATTGCATGCTAAGGCCTCTTCAGACTTTCTTGCCAAACCACTTTGGTGGTTCTGTCCCTCAGACTATCCTCTAAAGATACTATATTTTagaatgtgtttttcctgtcaCTAGCAAAGACAATATGTAGGGCATTGTTGTGCTGCCTGGGTTTGAAAACCTCTAAGATAGGTACTCCCTTCATTAGGACTATAAGAAGCAACCACCAACCAagatttatattatataaaaagttaaaaatagaaTCAGAGACGCCCTACTACAAGTAGTAGGTAACAGTGGGTAAGTCTGTTACATATTCATATAAAGAACACAACTTTCTGCACATttaagtgtttagttttttttattcagtgtaacAACAGTATGTGGTGATGCTCCTTTATCTGTACTTCCTGCATTCACCTAAAAGGTGAATGAGCAGTAAGAAAGATAAATAGGTTACACCCACAGTTTTGTACGTCAGTAGAAGTAAGTAAGTAAGGAAGCAACTATCATGGTCTGTTGAGACCTAAACTTTGCAGACAACTGTTTCCCTGAGTGATCATGAAGATTTGTCAGCCCATGATCTATATCAGTGGTGGTATCTACAATAAGGTCAAATATAtgttataataatgtaatttcaGTAGTCTGGTCTTCAATTTCCATGTTAGTTCTTATTCATACCCATGGGTCACTATATCAAAAGTAATGTTAGGACTTTGACGAGGTCTTTAATTGCCCCAGGAGTCCAAAGTTCACGAACTGAGATTCAGACAGATCAGTGGTATTTCAAGAGATGTCAACTGTTACCTTGAACCTCAATCGAAATAATTTCTAAAGTCTTAGTTACATAAAAATAAGAAGCACGAAGCAAGAAGCTTTACATGACTTGTGAGGATTGCATGCTTTTTAACTTCAGTCTCACACTGAGGGAGCCGTGCCTCCAAACCAGGGCTCATTACAACATACTTGTACTCTTGCCCTGTTCCTTGGTTGCGCAACAGGAGCAGCTTTATGATGTGTGCTTGTAAAAATAAAGGATTTACACACATCTCAGATCTTTGCTCAGGTACTGTATTAAAGCAAGACATCATCCAGTGTACAAGGAGTTTATATATTTGATTAAACTGATGGTAACAGTTGATGCCACACACTTTGTCAGCCTTCTAGTGGAGTTGCTTCTCAATTTCTGTTAAGTTGTGTGTCTGAATCTGTTCGGAGACTGTCTGAGGTCTGAACAAATCTGTGTACTGTTGCTCACCACTCTTCTCATGAGCAGGAGATGGCAAATTCACAGAATCCATTTCTAGTATGGTGTGCAGTGGAAATCTGCAGGTCTAAACAGACTTTCCACTTTCCACTTTAAATCCTACCCACAGTAGCACACTGCAGCATTTCCTGTGCTTAAACCTCATCCATctgataaataaagattaaagaAGTGCAGCTTTAACATTATGTTCAAAGCTATAGGTAATGTTTTGGAAGAGTTATAGTTATCTTGGTCAAGATAAACTGAGCTGATTCACCTATGCACACTGTACTCACACAAATGCAGACGCAGCCAGCCAAATAATTACATCATGAATGGTGTGACGCCATTGTAGTAAGTCTGCTGCACAGAGATGActgtcatttaaacaaaaataaataaataaagagaaaagctgATATTCGATACCAGGGAAGTAAGTGACCATGAGCTAGTCAAATCATACAGGCTCAGAAAACAGTAATCCAGTACCACAGAGACTGACTGTCAGCAAAAATACACTCTTTCATTTGGTTTCAAATTCAGATTTCTAGCATTGCCTTTGTTGCACATTcggttttcttttattgttttactgtgtttttactgcatgATCATAACTATGTTCTGTGttacaaacatttgttattgttttatgtgCAGCTGTATGGAGCCTTTGAGCCCAAGACACATTTCTACTTGGGGACGATACAAATCATTTTATCACTGCTACAAACATTTAGTGACAAGCCAAATCAGAAGTAGACTTTGTCA
The Anabas testudineus chromosome 22, fAnaTes1.2, whole genome shotgun sequence DNA segment above includes these coding regions:
- the slc26a1 gene encoding LOW QUALITY PROTEIN: sulfate anion transporter 1 (The sequence of the model RefSeq protein was modified relative to this genomic sequence to represent the inferred CDS: inserted 1 base in 1 codon), producing the protein MEKCRKVPEITTAQPLLLERRVHQQEPKVSVFKSKLKKSVTCSVPRIRSTVTGFFPVMRWLPKYKVRDYICGDVMSGLIVGIILVPQAIAYCLLAGVEPIYGLYTSFYANIIYFLMGTSRHVSVGIFSLMSLMVGQVVYKEMFLAGFDLSEDSQASGPDGFNGSNSMNLTAGHLHSVELMGLQCSKECYAISIATALTFMAGIYQVLMAVFRLGFVSVYLSAPMLDGFATGASFTILTVQVKYLLGLKIPRHQGYGTVIITWINVLANIHKTNLCDLITSVICISILVAGKEIQERYKDRLKIPLPTELVVVAGATLASHFGELNSHYGSSVSGHIPTGFIPPQVPNFSLMSHVALDALPLAVISFAFTVSLSEMFAKKNGYTVRANQEMLAIGFCNIIPSFFHCFTTSAALAKTMVKDSTGCQTQVSSLVSALVVLLILLFFAPFFYALQKCVLACIIIVSLRGXLRKFKDVPAKWRDSKNDAIVWLVAMSATALISVELGLVIGVVFSMSCVIFKTQKPKVSLLGRVNDTDIYDDVDEYANLALPARVQVIRFQAPLYYANKDTFLKSIYKIVGVEPFLEMTKRKKAEKKAKEMSQRRAKASGDNNNGDVVIGLVQGELEFHTIVLDCSAMPFIDSTGMATFKVLVKEYKEIGVRVILASCNTSVIDTLQKGQFFGKNDEDMSSLLFPAVHAAVLHANSTCAAVRLEDSVV